A portion of the Stigmatella aurantiaca DW4/3-1 genome contains these proteins:
- a CDS encoding MDR family MFS transporter — MRTTHRPLTTVALALSLFMAALEMTVVSTAMPTVVSDLGGLQSYAWVFTAYMLSSTITVPIYGKLSDLYGRKPVLLFGIGLFLVGSIASGLSTSMNMLIAFRVFQGLGAGAMQPVALTIVGDIYTLEQRAKVQGAFSAVWGVAGLVGPLTGGLIVKYLSWHWVFFINVPVGLGALALLIFFFHEKVQHKPQKLDFAGAVLLSAGVVALLFGVQGTGRSLLALPLGAVLLGAFVWVEGKVADPLLPMSLFKIPVIAIASVAGVFFSVAMFGSTAYVPLYVQGVLGGSPTEAGGMITPMIVGWPLASLVAGKLLLRTGPRPLIIGGLGLTVVGTALMALLLKPGASMLVPGLAMALFGIGLGFATTSLLIAVQTSVGWELRGVATASTMFFRTVGGALGVGLMGGVMVAQLMKDPRVSFSDANALLGPGHGQELSPVLLETLSGALRFGLTINFWIICGCTAAAFAVGLFFPRGGRDKGTVLPSTDVTVSH, encoded by the coding sequence ATGCGAACCACCCACCGACCCCTGACCACCGTCGCCCTCGCCTTGAGCCTCTTCATGGCGGCCCTGGAGATGACCGTCGTCTCCACCGCCATGCCCACGGTGGTCAGTGATCTCGGAGGACTTCAGAGCTACGCCTGGGTCTTCACGGCGTACATGCTGTCCTCCACCATCACCGTGCCCATCTACGGGAAGCTGTCGGACCTGTACGGGCGCAAGCCCGTCCTGCTCTTTGGCATCGGCCTGTTCCTCGTGGGGTCCATCGCCAGCGGCCTGTCCACCTCGATGAACATGTTGATCGCCTTCCGGGTCTTCCAGGGGTTGGGGGCGGGGGCGATGCAGCCCGTGGCGCTCACCATCGTGGGAGACATCTACACCCTGGAGCAGCGGGCGAAGGTGCAAGGGGCCTTCAGCGCCGTGTGGGGGGTGGCGGGGCTGGTGGGGCCGCTCACCGGCGGCCTCATCGTGAAGTACCTCAGCTGGCACTGGGTCTTCTTCATCAACGTGCCGGTGGGCCTGGGCGCGCTGGCGCTGCTGATCTTCTTCTTTCACGAGAAGGTGCAGCACAAGCCGCAGAAGCTGGACTTCGCGGGCGCGGTGCTGCTCTCCGCGGGGGTGGTGGCGTTGCTCTTCGGCGTGCAGGGCACGGGCAGGAGCCTGCTCGCGCTGCCGCTGGGGGCGGTGCTGCTGGGGGCCTTCGTGTGGGTGGAGGGCAAGGTGGCCGATCCGCTCCTCCCGATGAGCTTGTTCAAGATTCCCGTCATCGCCATCGCCTCGGTGGCGGGGGTGTTCTTCTCGGTGGCGATGTTCGGCTCGACCGCCTACGTGCCCCTGTACGTGCAGGGCGTGCTGGGCGGCTCCCCCACGGAGGCGGGGGGGATGATCACCCCGATGATCGTCGGCTGGCCGCTGGCGAGCCTGGTGGCCGGCAAGCTGCTGCTCCGGACGGGGCCCCGCCCGCTCATCATTGGAGGGCTCGGGTTGACCGTGGTGGGCACGGCGCTGATGGCGCTGCTGCTCAAGCCGGGCGCGTCCATGCTGGTGCCAGGGCTGGCCATGGCACTGTTTGGCATCGGGCTGGGGTTTGCGACCACCTCGTTGCTCATCGCGGTGCAGACGAGCGTGGGGTGGGAACTGCGCGGGGTGGCCACCGCCAGCACCATGTTCTTCCGCACGGTCGGGGGGGCGCTCGGGGTCGGGTTGATGGGCGGGGTGATGGTGGCTCAGCTCATGAAGGATCCCCGCGTGTCCTTCTCCGATGCCAATGCGTTGCTCGGCCCCGGGCATGGTCAGGAGTTGTCCCCCGTGTTGCTGGAGACCTTGAGCGGTGCGCTCCGCTTCGGCCTGACCATCAACTTCTGGATCATCTGCGGCTGCACCGCCGCCGCCTTCGCCGTGGGGCTGTTCTTTCCCAGGGGCGGAAGGGACAAGGGGACGGTGCTCCCCTCCACGGACGTGACCGTGTCTCACTGA
- a CDS encoding DUF4241 domain-containing protein — translation MLTSGRVVACHPLCLPPSPVPKAHLLVLLSLNHREPFTRTVAPGRYPVLLSVLHTGRAGTPEARELVAMAMVQFEDTRPTRWELASRGEQGAQVPRPGPLHGPAAAPDMLAFLDADAVEQASQTSPAFLETAPSASPPSWSSAALTVDASSGANVIVFSPGRCPRAPRYPSAQSSWWGLAEDGRPVCLVTDFQHLDVTRPEFPDNPGARHARVRELVEHLRSADAHARGRALREVGGYGGEAREAVAPLLAFILAPGTDSAEREYAAAAVARICAEAPDQVERLTQAMCPPTRGEPLAVLLRAAAGIGLCHKCPETLQPVAERILAALLPQVAEEDPSVHGVIMGLIWDLGEQRPEAQALLVRLLDTARPELRVAAAARLKDSPVSAYQEAAMETLAGILHDRAIDPELHVAAVSSLGAFPQLTASARMALWHAASSPQPLLAWYARDLLRQRS, via the coding sequence GTGCTGACCAGCGGCCGGGTGGTGGCGTGTCATCCGTTGTGTCTGCCCCCGAGCCCCGTCCCCAAAGCGCACCTGCTCGTCCTGCTCTCGCTGAACCACCGCGAGCCCTTCACCCGCACCGTGGCACCGGGCCGCTACCCGGTCCTGCTCAGCGTCCTGCACACGGGCCGGGCCGGCACCCCGGAGGCCCGTGAGCTCGTGGCCATGGCGATGGTTCAGTTCGAGGACACCCGTCCCACCCGGTGGGAGCTGGCTTCCCGGGGAGAGCAGGGCGCGCAGGTGCCGCGTCCCGGCCCCCTCCATGGCCCCGCGGCCGCGCCCGACATGCTGGCCTTCCTCGACGCGGACGCGGTGGAGCAGGCCTCGCAGACCTCCCCGGCCTTCCTCGAAACCGCGCCCTCGGCCAGCCCTCCTTCCTGGTCCAGCGCCGCGCTGACGGTGGATGCGTCCTCCGGGGCCAACGTCATCGTCTTCTCTCCGGGCCGGTGCCCCCGCGCCCCGCGCTACCCCAGCGCCCAGTCCTCGTGGTGGGGGTTGGCCGAGGACGGCCGTCCCGTCTGCCTCGTCACCGACTTTCAGCACCTGGACGTGACGCGGCCCGAGTTCCCCGACAACCCCGGGGCGCGGCACGCGCGGGTGCGGGAGCTGGTGGAGCACCTGCGCAGCGCGGACGCGCACGCCCGGGGCCGGGCCCTGCGGGAAGTGGGCGGCTATGGCGGAGAGGCGCGGGAGGCCGTGGCCCCCCTGCTCGCGTTCATCCTCGCGCCCGGGACCGACTCGGCCGAGCGGGAGTACGCCGCGGCGGCCGTGGCCCGCATCTGCGCCGAGGCGCCGGATCAAGTGGAGCGGCTGACCCAGGCGATGTGCCCGCCCACGCGGGGCGAGCCCCTCGCCGTGTTGCTGCGCGCCGCGGCGGGCATCGGCCTGTGCCACAAGTGCCCGGAGACGCTTCAGCCCGTCGCCGAGCGCATCCTCGCCGCCCTTCTGCCCCAGGTGGCCGAGGAGGACCCCAGCGTCCACGGCGTCATCATGGGGCTCATCTGGGACCTCGGCGAGCAGCGGCCCGAGGCGCAAGCGCTGCTCGTGCGGCTGCTGGACACGGCCCGCCCGGAGCTTCGCGTGGCGGCGGCCGCGCGGCTGAAGGACTCGCCCGTGAGCGCCTACCAGGAGGCCGCGATGGAGACGCTGGCGGGCATCCTCCACGACCGGGCGATCGACCCGGAGCTGCACGTGGCGGCCGTCAGCTCGCTGGGCGCCTTCCCCCAGCTGACGGCCTCGGCCCGCATGGCGCTGTGGCATGCGGCCTCCAGCCCGCAGCCCCTCCTGGCGTGGTACGCCCGGGACCTGCTGCGCCAGCGCTCCTGA
- a CDS encoding DUF2339 domain-containing protein, whose protein sequence is MNAEEEQGELRERVQRLEQLVTLLETRLHHLEGAGLRAPSTPPLTEASGPSVPVPGAEPRADLEAHLGTYWLSRLGIVALITGIAYLITYRFGELGMLVRVVLGYMLSAGLGALGLWISRRSLLFGRIVFGGGLALAYFVTYALHFIPSVRVIDNQVLALVLLAAFVLGIVVTAQRMHSETVAGIALFLGLHTGMLSDVTAFTLLSTTLLAMGALFFLVKNRWVIVPLSSLVSVYSTHTLWAVRAPGLAPGAPDTGRLLLSLSFLALYFLLFSVALLARPRELSARACLAFVSLNWVGLLALGAYEVQTRSAPHLFTFLLVTALAQGAGALVARWRQAPPPLLHAYLALGAITLALAMPAHFSATPLVVSWLVTGTGVGLAARALASPALRGLSVAILLVGLAAAQLTGTRPSALFAAAFACFLLVERLGEFRPAWLPPPEVFRGHGLLQALCAGGAGLSLVWLVGQEMPAGLITLGWALTASGMFAVGFAFHERRYRFVGIAGLALALGRLLLVDLSRLPTDQRVITFILLGVLLLLISYTYTRLKERKG, encoded by the coding sequence ATGAACGCCGAGGAGGAACAAGGAGAGTTGAGAGAGCGTGTTCAGCGGCTGGAGCAACTCGTCACGTTGTTGGAAACGCGGCTCCATCATCTGGAGGGCGCAGGCCTCCGGGCCCCGTCCACGCCCCCGCTGACCGAGGCCTCCGGGCCCTCCGTTCCGGTCCCCGGCGCGGAGCCCCGCGCGGACCTGGAAGCCCACCTGGGCACGTACTGGCTGAGCCGGCTGGGCATCGTGGCCCTCATCACCGGCATCGCCTACCTCATCACCTACCGCTTCGGGGAGCTGGGCATGCTCGTCCGGGTGGTGCTGGGCTACATGCTGAGCGCGGGGCTGGGGGCCCTGGGGCTCTGGATCTCCCGGCGCTCGCTGCTCTTCGGGCGCATCGTCTTCGGGGGCGGCCTGGCGCTCGCCTACTTCGTCACATACGCGCTGCACTTCATTCCTTCCGTGCGCGTCATCGACAACCAAGTGCTGGCGCTGGTGCTGCTGGCGGCGTTCGTCCTCGGCATCGTCGTCACCGCCCAGCGGATGCACTCGGAGACGGTGGCCGGCATCGCGCTCTTTCTCGGGCTGCACACCGGGATGCTCAGCGATGTCACCGCCTTCACCCTGCTGTCCACCACGCTGCTGGCCATGGGCGCCCTCTTCTTCCTGGTGAAGAACCGCTGGGTCATCGTCCCCCTGTCGAGCCTCGTCTCCGTCTACAGCACCCACACCCTCTGGGCGGTCCGCGCCCCAGGGCTCGCCCCCGGCGCGCCGGACACCGGGCGGCTCCTGCTGAGCCTGAGCTTCCTGGCCCTGTACTTCCTGCTCTTCTCCGTGGCCCTGCTCGCCCGTCCCCGCGAGCTCTCCGCCCGCGCGTGTCTGGCCTTCGTGTCCCTCAACTGGGTGGGGCTGTTGGCCCTCGGCGCCTATGAGGTGCAAACCCGGAGCGCGCCCCACCTCTTCACCTTCCTGCTCGTCACCGCACTGGCCCAGGGCGCGGGGGCCCTGGTGGCCCGGTGGCGGCAAGCGCCCCCCCCCCTCCTGCACGCCTACCTGGCCCTCGGCGCCATCACCCTCGCCCTGGCCATGCCCGCCCACTTCAGCGCCACCCCCCTGGTGGTCTCCTGGCTCGTGACGGGCACCGGGGTGGGGCTCGCGGCACGCGCGCTGGCCTCTCCCGCGCTGCGTGGGCTCAGCGTGGCCATTCTCCTCGTGGGCCTGGCGGCGGCGCAGCTCACCGGCACCCGGCCCTCGGCGCTGTTCGCCGCCGCCTTCGCCTGCTTCCTGCTCGTCGAGCGGCTGGGGGAATTTCGTCCCGCCTGGCTCCCGCCGCCGGAGGTGTTCCGGGGCCACGGTCTGCTTCAGGCGCTGTGCGCGGGGGGCGCGGGGCTCTCCCTGGTCTGGCTCGTCGGGCAGGAGATGCCCGCCGGGCTCATCACGTTGGGGTGGGCCCTCACCGCCTCCGGCATGTTCGCCGTGGGCTTTGCCTTCCACGAGCGCCGGTACCGGTTCGTCGGCATCGCGGGGCTGGCCCTCGCGCTCGGGCGGCTGCTCCTCGTGGACCTGTCGCGGCTGCCCACGGATCAGCGCGTCATCACCTTCATCCTCCTCGGGGTGCTGCTGCTGCTCATCTCGTACACGTACACCCGGCTGAAGGAGCGCAAGGGCTGA
- a CDS encoding response regulator produces the protein MGPILIVDDEFGIVEALRDLLADEGYRTVIAHNGRQALERMEAERPALVLLDYMMPVMNGPALLGVMQATPHLKDIPVVMMSASPPSLWEKLPCAAFLPKPFGIVDLLNLVHRFIGEPSLH, from the coding sequence ATGGGGCCCATCCTCATCGTCGATGACGAATTTGGCATCGTCGAGGCCCTCCGGGACTTGCTTGCGGATGAGGGGTACCGGACGGTCATCGCGCACAATGGGCGGCAGGCGCTCGAGCGCATGGAGGCCGAGCGCCCCGCGCTGGTGCTGCTCGACTACATGATGCCGGTGATGAATGGCCCCGCGCTGCTGGGCGTGATGCAGGCCACGCCCCACCTGAAGGACATCCCCGTGGTGATGATGAGCGCGAGTCCTCCCTCGCTCTGGGAAAAGCTGCCCTGTGCCGCCTTCCTGCCCAAGCCCTTCGGCATCGTGGACCTCTTGAACCTCGTCCACCGCTTCATCGGCGAGCCGTCGTTGCACTAG
- a CDS encoding Kelch repeat-containing protein, translating into MSRVSKSFIAVMVFAGMFSCGSGRELDGRSPEGEGAALSSPRKRLPFVQLVDGRVLAAGGHDGTRTLSSCELFDPVSGTWSTTGSLRTARRNHAAAVLADGRVLVVGGAPAQLSGALASAELYDPATGGWMPVAPLSVPRIDPTVVTLADGRVLVVGGADVDQRLLRSAEWFEPATGTWHAAETSGWGHGGAQAAVVLLDGRVLFASGMQAELYEPSTGRWTKAGSAGGAAGTHRMGHTVTRLVDGRVLVVGGTTSRAAETAELYVPATGEWTLVAPLAMPREGHGALLTGDGDVLVVGGYHFASGTLASAERFEPVSGTWRPVNALQTPRQGAGLLRLPGDAVLVVGGFNDAVETLTSSERYVPGGE; encoded by the coding sequence ATGAGCCGCGTTTCCAAGTCTTTCATTGCCGTGATGGTCTTCGCAGGGATGTTCTCGTGTGGTTCTGGCCGCGAGCTGGACGGGCGCTCGCCGGAAGGCGAAGGGGCTGCCCTGTCTTCTCCCCGGAAGCGTCTGCCTTTCGTTCAGTTGGTGGATGGGCGGGTGCTGGCGGCGGGAGGCCACGACGGTACCCGGACGCTCTCGTCGTGCGAGCTGTTCGACCCGGTGTCGGGGACGTGGAGCACCACGGGCTCGCTCCGCACCGCGCGGCGCAACCACGCCGCGGCGGTGCTGGCGGATGGGCGGGTGCTGGTGGTGGGTGGCGCGCCCGCACAGCTCAGCGGCGCACTGGCGAGCGCGGAACTCTATGACCCGGCCACGGGGGGGTGGATGCCCGTGGCCCCCCTCTCGGTGCCGCGCATCGATCCGACCGTGGTGACCTTGGCGGATGGGCGGGTGCTGGTGGTGGGCGGCGCGGACGTGGACCAGCGCCTCCTGCGCTCGGCCGAGTGGTTCGAGCCGGCCACGGGCACCTGGCACGCCGCGGAGACCTCGGGTTGGGGCCACGGGGGCGCCCAGGCGGCGGTGGTGTTGCTGGATGGGCGGGTGCTCTTCGCGAGCGGCATGCAGGCGGAGCTGTATGAGCCCTCGACCGGCCGCTGGACGAAGGCCGGGTCCGCGGGGGGCGCGGCGGGGACGCACCGCATGGGCCACACGGTGACGCGGCTGGTGGACGGGCGGGTGCTGGTGGTGGGCGGCACCACCTCGCGCGCCGCGGAGACGGCGGAGCTGTACGTTCCCGCCACGGGAGAGTGGACGCTCGTGGCCCCGCTGGCCATGCCCCGCGAGGGCCATGGGGCCCTGCTCACCGGGGACGGAGACGTGCTGGTGGTGGGTGGGTACCACTTCGCCTCGGGAACGCTGGCTTCGGCGGAGCGCTTCGAGCCAGTCTCGGGAACCTGGCGCCCCGTGAACGCGCTCCAGACGCCCCGGCAGGGGGCGGGCCTCTTGCGGCTGCCGGGAGACGCGGTGCTGGTGGTGGGAGGATTCAACGACGCCGTGGAGACGCTCACCAGCAGCGAGCGGTACGTGCCCGGCGGGGAGTGA
- a CDS encoding M24 family metallopeptidase — MRPLSLAVFLSALMVFPACATVAAPPAAPGGALPERPFGTLQEQALRQQAWLRERLEVALPHLMRQHRIEMWVVPMREYNEDPVFKALVSPTTYSARRRTIYVFQDLGAQLGVSRVALGGGSQGGVYEVRRPPVKVEGGGGERVAEPWGPEQWQMLKQLLEERQPRTIAIDVSRVFAFSDGLTHGEYEGMVEALGPEWAARLKPSGGLPVDVLAWRSADEERFFAQENQLAWDIIQTAFSNAVITPGTTHVSEVEWWMVQRLNDLGLATWFHPSVSVQRQGAGEAPLGEDPVIQRGDVLHCDFGITALRLNTDTQHMGYVLREGETEVPEGLRQALARSNRLQDLVVEELRPGRTGNEVLRASLSRMREEGIEGTVYSHPVGLHGHGAGSMVGLWDRQQGVPGNGDHPIIPSMWYSIELQATSPVAEWGGQKVRSAQEEDVIIGADGQVRWAWKRQTAFHVVR, encoded by the coding sequence ATGCGCCCTCTGTCCCTCGCCGTGTTCCTCTCCGCGCTGATGGTGTTCCCGGCCTGCGCCACCGTGGCCGCGCCCCCCGCCGCCCCGGGAGGCGCGTTGCCCGAGCGCCCCTTTGGCACCCTCCAGGAGCAAGCGCTGCGCCAGCAGGCGTGGTTGCGTGAGCGGCTGGAGGTGGCCCTGCCGCACCTCATGCGCCAGCACCGCATCGAGATGTGGGTGGTGCCGATGCGCGAGTACAACGAGGACCCGGTCTTCAAGGCCCTCGTCTCTCCCACCACGTACTCGGCCCGCCGCCGCACCATCTATGTCTTCCAGGACCTGGGGGCCCAGTTGGGCGTGTCCCGCGTGGCCTTGGGAGGGGGCTCTCAGGGAGGGGTGTACGAGGTCCGGCGTCCCCCGGTGAAGGTGGAGGGCGGGGGCGGGGAGCGGGTGGCGGAGCCCTGGGGGCCCGAGCAGTGGCAGATGCTCAAGCAGCTCCTGGAGGAGCGGCAGCCGCGCACCATCGCCATCGATGTGTCGCGTGTCTTCGCCTTCTCGGACGGGCTGACGCACGGTGAGTATGAGGGGATGGTGGAGGCCCTGGGCCCCGAGTGGGCGGCGCGCCTCAAACCCTCCGGGGGCTTGCCGGTGGACGTGCTGGCATGGCGGAGCGCGGACGAGGAGCGCTTCTTCGCGCAGGAGAACCAGCTGGCCTGGGACATCATCCAGACGGCCTTCTCCAACGCCGTCATCACCCCAGGCACCACCCATGTGAGCGAGGTGGAGTGGTGGATGGTCCAGCGGCTGAACGACCTGGGGCTGGCCACGTGGTTCCACCCCTCGGTGAGCGTTCAGCGGCAGGGGGCGGGGGAGGCCCCGCTCGGCGAGGATCCGGTCATCCAGCGGGGGGATGTGCTGCACTGCGACTTTGGCATCACCGCGCTGCGGCTCAACACGGACACCCAGCACATGGGCTACGTGCTGCGCGAGGGCGAGACGGAGGTGCCCGAGGGGCTGAGGCAGGCCCTGGCCCGCTCCAACCGGTTGCAGGACCTGGTGGTGGAGGAGCTGCGCCCCGGCCGCACGGGCAACGAGGTGCTGCGCGCCTCGCTCTCCCGGATGCGGGAGGAGGGCATCGAGGGCACCGTCTACTCCCACCCGGTGGGGCTGCACGGGCATGGCGCGGGCTCCATGGTGGGGCTGTGGGACCGGCAGCAGGGGGTGCCCGGCAATGGAGACCATCCGATCATCCCGAGCATGTGGTACTCCATCGAGCTGCAGGCCACGTCTCCGGTGGCGGAGTGGGGCGGCCAGAAGGTGCGCTCGGCCCAGGAGGAGGACGTCATCATCGGCGCCGATGGCCAGGTGCGCTGGGCCTGGAAGCGCCAGACTGCCTTCCATGTGGTGCGCTGA
- a CDS encoding AAA family ATPase, with amino-acid sequence MNVLPPLPELVAQFLQRFIHQPAGQDHLARYATDAAFLRAAFEDICRRADAGEDVTERVLMKLLPHRDTPYNRQRGAWTTLWAIINREIQPWFQSVGWVPDAAAWRDIAAHLLRLLRTLERSPQPAALEAFAASPLSRGFRAGFLSPALHALRPDLYLAVNARSRRTAHFCLALWGESREVSVGLEHYLEATATLRFVLERLKPLGVQDANHFDAFCHWLCDRKLGGYLARRKVEELEEAPGDEAGGEPDEEIGAWVVRNMLSKRNFRAEIRRGRRSTWTALQRGSREWLRDAEPGDLVFLYQASPVREVLGLGKLASEPASVGDETRFEVEFLTDVLAQPIPLSAIQAHSTLSGMMMASPRSGMVLPIRADELPPLARLIRDRNPEVHEVLAPYLPAGALLPEPSPPHAPRVLELAAWVDEWRRTSGHPDDTDLREAAQREAWARMLAPEALGTLTPEDFRPVYQLGVLGSAGPLPALNRFFLEAGEPQLAHFRATLREVLHGEGRLEQRLDRALDRDSPAAVKGLSEPVLMKCLAVVHPERFLGIHCYEGDTGKARMMEMLGLPPLPDSLPVGTRAVRSNDALREALAHHLPGTADLPPTQAMRRFLYWLKARLDQQPPPKELDPAERFLHTTSLRRERLEELCALLEHRRQLILYGPPGTGKTYIARELARYQAGAETRCERVQFHPAYSYEDFVEGLRPQVDAQAPGGLRYEYRPGILKSLAERAQASPTERFVLLIDEINRGALPRVFGELLYLLEYREERVRLAGSGDFFELPTNLYLIGTMNSADRSIAQIDVALRRRFHFVRMDPDAEILRRNLLKWDVAPDVCDWAVQGLEAVNARIARSPGREFCIGHSFFMDKDLDPGRVERIWRHDIAPMLEDCFYDSPQVVPELRALFDAARPGPVDMSE; translated from the coding sequence GTGAATGTCCTGCCGCCCTTGCCCGAGCTGGTGGCCCAGTTCCTCCAGCGCTTCATTCATCAACCCGCGGGCCAGGACCACTTGGCCCGCTACGCCACGGATGCGGCGTTTCTCCGGGCCGCCTTCGAGGACATCTGCCGGCGCGCCGACGCGGGAGAGGACGTCACGGAGCGGGTGCTGATGAAGCTGCTGCCCCACCGCGACACCCCCTACAACCGCCAGCGCGGGGCCTGGACGACACTGTGGGCCATCATCAACCGGGAGATCCAACCCTGGTTCCAGAGTGTGGGCTGGGTGCCGGACGCGGCCGCCTGGCGGGACATCGCCGCGCACCTCTTGCGCCTGCTGCGAACCCTGGAGCGAAGCCCCCAGCCCGCGGCCCTCGAGGCCTTTGCCGCCTCGCCCCTGTCGAGGGGCTTCCGCGCGGGCTTCCTCAGCCCCGCGCTGCATGCCCTGCGGCCGGACCTGTACCTCGCCGTCAACGCCCGGAGCCGGCGCACGGCCCACTTCTGCCTGGCGCTGTGGGGCGAGTCCCGCGAGGTGAGCGTGGGGCTGGAGCACTACCTGGAGGCCACCGCCACGCTGCGCTTCGTGCTGGAGCGCCTCAAGCCGCTGGGCGTCCAGGACGCAAACCACTTCGATGCCTTCTGCCACTGGCTGTGCGACCGGAAGCTGGGCGGCTACCTGGCGCGCCGCAAGGTGGAGGAGCTGGAAGAGGCACCAGGCGACGAGGCGGGGGGCGAGCCGGACGAGGAGATCGGCGCCTGGGTCGTCCGCAACATGCTCTCCAAGCGCAACTTCCGCGCGGAGATCCGGCGCGGCCGGCGCAGCACGTGGACCGCCCTCCAGCGCGGCTCGCGCGAGTGGCTCCGGGACGCCGAGCCCGGAGACCTCGTCTTCCTCTACCAGGCCAGCCCGGTGCGGGAGGTGCTGGGGCTGGGGAAGCTGGCCTCCGAGCCCGCCTCCGTGGGGGATGAGACACGCTTCGAGGTGGAGTTCCTCACGGACGTGCTGGCCCAGCCCATTCCGCTGTCCGCCATCCAGGCGCACTCGACGCTGTCCGGGATGATGATGGCCTCGCCCCGCAGCGGCATGGTGCTGCCCATCCGCGCCGATGAGCTGCCCCCCCTCGCCCGGCTCATCCGGGACCGCAACCCCGAAGTGCACGAGGTGCTCGCCCCGTACCTGCCCGCGGGGGCCCTGCTCCCCGAGCCTTCGCCGCCCCACGCCCCACGCGTGCTGGAGCTGGCCGCGTGGGTGGACGAGTGGCGCCGCACCTCCGGCCATCCGGACGACACGGATCTCCGGGAGGCCGCCCAGCGCGAGGCCTGGGCGCGCATGCTCGCCCCAGAGGCCCTGGGCACGCTCACCCCAGAGGACTTCCGGCCCGTGTATCAGCTCGGCGTGCTGGGCTCGGCCGGGCCCCTGCCCGCGCTCAACCGCTTCTTCCTGGAGGCCGGTGAGCCACAGCTCGCCCACTTCCGGGCCACGCTGCGCGAGGTGCTGCATGGTGAGGGCCGGCTGGAGCAGCGCCTCGACCGTGCGCTCGACCGGGACAGCCCTGCCGCCGTGAAGGGGCTGAGCGAGCCCGTCCTCATGAAGTGTCTGGCCGTGGTGCACCCCGAGCGTTTCCTGGGCATCCACTGCTACGAGGGCGACACCGGGAAGGCCCGGATGATGGAGATGCTGGGACTGCCGCCCTTGCCGGACTCACTCCCGGTGGGCACCCGGGCCGTGCGTTCCAACGATGCACTGCGCGAGGCGCTCGCGCACCACCTGCCTGGGACGGCGGACCTGCCGCCCACCCAGGCCATGCGGCGCTTCCTCTACTGGCTCAAGGCGCGGTTGGACCAACAGCCGCCCCCGAAGGAGCTGGATCCGGCGGAGCGCTTCCTGCACACCACCTCGCTGCGCCGGGAGCGGCTGGAGGAGCTGTGCGCGTTGCTGGAACACCGGCGCCAGCTCATCCTCTATGGGCCGCCGGGCACGGGAAAGACATACATCGCCCGCGAGCTGGCGCGGTACCAGGCGGGCGCCGAGACCCGCTGCGAGCGCGTCCAGTTCCACCCGGCCTATTCCTATGAGGACTTCGTGGAGGGGTTGAGGCCCCAGGTGGATGCCCAGGCGCCGGGAGGGCTGCGCTACGAATACCGCCCCGGCATCCTCAAATCCCTGGCGGAGCGGGCCCAGGCCTCTCCCACCGAGCGCTTCGTGCTGCTCATCGATGAGATCAACCGGGGGGCCCTCCCGCGCGTCTTCGGCGAGCTGCTCTACCTGCTGGAGTACCGCGAGGAGCGCGTGCGGCTCGCGGGCTCCGGGGACTTCTTCGAGCTGCCCACCAACCTGTACCTCATCGGCACGATGAACAGCGCGGACCGCTCCATCGCGCAGATCGATGTGGCGCTGCGCCGCCGCTTCCACTTCGTCCGGATGGATCCGGACGCGGAGATCCTCCGGCGCAACCTGCTCAAGTGGGACGTGGCGCCCGATGTGTGCGACTGGGCCGTGCAGGGGCTGGAGGCGGTGAATGCGCGCATCGCCCGCTCCCCCGGCCGGGAGTTCTGCATCGGCCACTCGTTCTTCATGGACAAGGACCTGGACCCCGGGCGCGTCGAGCGCATCTGGCGCCATGACATCGCCCCGATGCTGGAGGACTGTTTCTACGACTCGCCGCAGGTGGTGCCGGAGCTGAGGGCGCTGTTCGACGCGGCGCGCCCCGGCCCCGTGGACATGTCGGAATGA